The following proteins are encoded in a genomic region of Carnobacterium maltaromaticum DSM 20342:
- a CDS encoding AbrB family transcriptional regulator has translation MHKKTKVIRIGNSLGVILPKDNGITVDESLTYKENGSIIQLDLSETQKLHDRNLIEESFKDFEEGNVVTEKEMVKEFGNYRWGN, from the coding sequence ATTCATAAAAAAACAAAAGTTATACGTATCGGGAATTCTCTTGGAGTCATTTTACCTAAAGATAACGGAATAACAGTTGACGAATCATTAACGTATAAAGAAAATGGAAGCATCATTCAATTAGACTTATCAGAAACACAAAAATTACATGATAGAAATCTAATTGAAGAAAGTTTTAAAGATTTCGAGGAAGGCAATGTTGTAACTGAAAAAGAAATGGTAAAAGAATTTGGAAATTATAGATGGGGTAATTAG